One genomic window of Mustela nigripes isolate SB6536 chromosome 15, MUSNIG.SB6536, whole genome shotgun sequence includes the following:
- the PCDH20 gene encoding protocadherin-20 translates to MRGRGNARSSRALAVSWRPAIWHPRLDMGRLSRPRSSTSHRNLPHLFLFFLFVGPFNCLASYSRATELLYSLNEGLPAGVLIGSLAEDLRLVPRAAGRQDQLSQLPERPVAERNPPLSFSLASRGLSGQYVTLDNRSGELHTSAQEIDREALCLEGGGGAAWGGSISISSSPSSDSCLLLLDVLVLPQEYFRFVKVKIAIRDINDNAPQFPVSQISVWVPENAPINTRLAIEHPAMDPDVGTNGVQTYRLLDYHRMFTLDVEENENGERTPYLIVMGLLDRETQDQYVSIIIAEDGGSPPLLGSATLTIGITDINDNCPLFTDSQINVTVFGNATVGTPVAAVQAVDRDLGTNAQITYAYSQKVPQASKDLFHLDETTGVIKLFSKIGGSVLQMHKLTILANGPGCIPAVTTALVTIIKVIFRPPEIVPRYIANEVDGIVYLKELEPINTPIAFFTIRDPEGKYKVNCYLDGEGPFRLSPYKPYNNEYLLETTKLMDYELQQFYEIAVVAWNSEGFHVKKIIKVQLLDDNDNAPIFLQPLLELTIEENNAPNAFLTKLYATDADSGERGQVSYFLGPDAPSYFSLDSVTGILTVSTQLDREEKERYRYTVRAVDSGKPPRESVATVALTVLDKNDNSPRFINKDFSFFVPENFPGYGEIGVISVTDADAGRNGWVALSVVNQSDIFVIDTGKGMLRAKVSLDREQQSSYTLWVEAVDGGEPALSSTAKITILLLDINDNPPLVLFPQSNMSYLLVLPSTLPGSPVTEVYAVDKDTGMNAVIAYSIIGRRGPRPESFRIDPKTGNITLEEALLQTDYGLHRLLVKVSDHGYPEPLHSTVMVNLFVNDTVSNESYIESLLRKEPEINIEEKEPQISIEPTHRKVESVSCVPTLVALSVISLGSLTLVTGMGIYICLRRGKKHHREDENLEVQIPLKGKIDLHMRERKPMAISNI, encoded by the exons ATGCGCGGCCGAGGGAATGCGCGCAGCTCGCGGGCCCTGGCAGTGAGCTGGCGCCCGGCGATCTGGCACCCGCGCCTGGATATGGGGCGTCTCAGTCGTCCCAGGAGCAGCACCAGCCACAGAAACCTGCCG catttgtttctgtttttcctcttcgTGGGACCCTTCAACTGCCTCGCGAGTTACAGCCGGGCCACGGAGCTTCTGTACAGCCTGAACGAGGGACTGCCCGCGGGGGTGCTCATCGGCAGCCTGGCGGAGGACCTGCGGCTGGTGCCCCGCGCTGCCGGGAGGCAGGACCAGCTGTCGCAGCTGCCGGAGCGCCCCGTGGCTGAGCGGAACCCCCCTCTCTCCTTCAGCCTGGCTTCCCGGGGACTGAGTGGTCAGTACGTGACCCTAGACAACCGCTCCGGGGAGCTGCACACTTCGGCCCAGGAGATCGACAGGGAGGCCCTGTGTCTTGAAGGAGGTGGAGGAGCAGCCTGGGGCGGCAGTatttccatctcctcctccccttcctctgactcttgtcttttgcttttggatGTGCTGGTCCTACCTCAGGAATACTTTAGGTTTGTGAAGGTGAAAATCGCTATCCGGGACATCAATGACAATGCCCCACAGTTCCCCGTTTCCCAAATCTCGGTTTGGGTTCCAGAAAATGCACCTATAAACACTCGGCTCGCCATAGAGCATCCTGCCATGGACCCAGATGTAGGCACGAACGGAGTGCAGACCTACCGCTTACTGGACTACCACCGCATGTTCACGCTGGATGTGGAGGAGAATGAGAATGGGGAGCGCACCCCTTACCTAATTGTCATGGGACTGCTGGATAGGGAGACCCAGGACCAGTATGTGAGCATCATCATAGCAGAGGATGGCGGGTCTCCACCACTGCTGGGCAGCGCCACTCTCACCATCGGCATAACTGACATTAATGACAATTGCCCTCTCTTCACAGACTCACAGATCAATGTCACTGTGTTTGGGAATGCTACAGTGGGCACACCGGTTGCAGCTGTTCAGGCTGTGGATAGAGACTTGGGAACCAATGCTCAGATCACCTACGCTTATAGCCAGAAAGTTCCACAAGCATCCAAGGATTTATTCCATCTGGACGAAACTACCGGAGTCATTAAACTTTTCAGTAAGATTGGGGGAAGTGTTCTGCAAATGCACAAGCTCACCATCCTTGCTAATGGGCCAGGCTGCATCCCTGCTGTGACCACGGCACTGGTGACCATCATCAAAGTCATTTTCAGACCACCTGAAATTGTTCCTCGTTATATAGCCAATGAGGTAGATGGTATTGTTTACCTGAAAGAACTGGAGCCCATTAACACTCCAATTGCATTCTTCACCATAAGAGATCCAGAAGGTAAATACAAGGTGAACTGCTACCTGGACGGTGAAGGACCATTTAGGTTATCACCCTACAAACCATACAATAATGAATATTTGCTGGAAACCACAAAACTGATGGATTATGAGCTACAGCAGTTCTATGAAATAGCTGTGGTGGCCTGGAACTCAGAGGGATTTCAtgtcaaaaaaattattaaagtgcAACTTTTAGATGACAATGACAATGCTCCTATTTTCCTGCAACCCTTGCTGGAACTAACGATTGAAGAAAATAATGCGCCCAATGCCTTTTTGACAAAGCTGTACGCGACGGATGCGGACAGTGGAGAGAGAGGCCAAGTTTCCTATTTCCTGGGACCTGATGCCCCCTCATATTTTTCCTTAGACAGTGTCACAGGAATTCTGACAGTTTCCACTCAGCTGGAccgagaagagaaagaaaggtataGGTACACAGTCAGAGCTGTTGACTCTGGGAAGCCACCCAGAGAATCAGTTGCCACTGTGGCTCTCACCGTGCTGGATAAAAATGACAACAGCCCTAGGTTCATCAACAAGGACTTCAGCTTTTTTGTGCCAGAAAACTTCCCAGGATATGGTGAAATTGGGGTAATTAGTGTCACAGATGCTGATGCTGGACGAAATGGTTGGGTAGCCCTCTCGGTGGTGAACCAGAGTGATATTTTTGTCATAGACACAGGAAAGGGCATGTTGAGAGCTAAAGTCTCTTTGGACAGAGAGCAGCAAAGCTCCTATACTTTGTGGGTCGAAGCTGTTGATGGGGGTGAGCCTGCCCTCTCTTCGACTGCAAAAATCACAATTCTCCTTCTAGATATCAATGACAACCCTCCTCTGGTTTTATTTCCTCAGTCCAACATGTCCTACCTGTTGGTACTGCCTTCTACTCTCCCCGGCTCCCCAGTTACAGAGGTCTATGCTGTTGACAAAGACACGGGCATGAACGCTGTCATAGCTTACAGCATCATAGGAAGAAGAGGTCCTAGGCCTGAGTCCTTTAGGATTGACCCTAAAACTGGCAATATTACTTTGGAAGAGGCATTGCTGCAGACAGACTATGGACTTCATCGTTTACTGGTGAAAGTGAGCGACCATGGTTACCCAGAACCTCTCCATTCCACAGTCATGGTGAACTTATTTGTCAATGACACCGTCAGTAATGAGAGCTACATTGAGAGTCTTCTAAGAAAGGAACCAGAAATCAACATAGAGGAGAAAGAACCACAGATCTCAATAGAACCAACTCATCGGAAAGTTGAGTCTGTGTCCTGTGTGCCCACTCTAGTTGCTCTCTCTGTAATAAGCTTGGGTTCTCTCACACTTGTAACAGGGATGGGCATATACATCTGCttaaggagagggaaaaagcatCACAGGGAAGATGAAAATTTGGAAGTACAAATTCCACTCAAAGGAAAAATTGACTTGCATATGAGAGAGAGGAAACCAATGGCTATTTCtaatatttga